Proteins encoded in a region of the Zea mays cultivar B73 chromosome 4, Zm-B73-REFERENCE-NAM-5.0, whole genome shotgun sequence genome:
- the LOC109945546 gene encoding uncharacterized protein has protein sequence MELFTGADPGGCDLADANPNGCDPADADPNGCDPAEPNGCVVRIVDEDEEEEEEIHLIRENSRRYLVSGESSDIPSPALYAFVGLQELSIVNFDQALEDMVPEDLLSELTDGGMMDACTDVPDVGLELSRVLSRASSTLECGLQGQEAGLGCSISMEVNENPSALEVAAAENPVPKGGASDHPAPEGVAGNDPARVGSASYNPAPEGAAGGDPAPMGNAGCDPAPEGVRAGSPSHTSMDVHVESSPPHSDCMAAACASNQEIALETGTPDARVLIPAGDAELIPNDALQIASVDIPSSSHQLSSHDFGLPSFFSNL, from the coding sequence ATGGAACTTTTTACTGGGGCTGACCCCGGTGGGTGTGACCTTGCTGATGCTAATCCCAATGGGTGCGACCCtgctgatgctgatcccaatgggtgtgaccctgctgaacccaatgggtgtgttgttcgtattgttgacgaggatgaagaagaagaggaggaaaTCCACTTAATTCGGGAAAACAGCCGGCGCTACCTAGTAAGTGGGGAgagtagtgatattccttctccagctttgtatGCTTTTGTTGGTCTGCAAGAGTTGTCCATAGTaaattttgatcaggctctcgAGGATATGGTTCCTGAAGATCTGCTGTCCGAGCTAACAGATGGTGGTATGATGGACGCTTGCACTGACGTTCCGGATGTGGGGTTAGAGTTGTCCCGAGTGTTatctcgtgcctcgtcgaccttggagtgCGGTCTTCAGGGTCAAGAAGCTGGTCTAGGTTGCTCCATTTCCATGGAGGTGAATGagaatccttcagccttagaagtggctgctgcagagaaccCGGTCCCCAAGGGTGGCGCCAGCGatcacccagcccccgagggtgttgccggcaatgatccggctcgggtgggcagcgcgagctacaacccagcccccgagggtgctgccggtggTGATCCAGCTCCGATGGGCAATGCAGgctgcgacccagcccccgagggtgtccgagcgggctccccttctcatacctccatggatgtccacgtcgagtcttctcctccacattctgattGCATGGCAGCAGCATGTGCTTCAAATCAGGAAATCGCCTTAGAGACCGGCACTCCTGACGCTAGAGTTTTGATTCCTGCTGGTGATGCTGAGTTGATCCCCAATGATGCTCTTCAGATTGCTTCGGTTGATATTCCCTCGTCAAGTCACCAACTGTCTTCTCATGATTTCGGGCTtccttcattcttctccaatctcTAG